The proteins below come from a single Oceaniferula flava genomic window:
- the rmuC gene encoding DNA recombination protein RmuC, translating into MITPELLPYITTGVGLLTGFIITWLLMNAKVKSQASVAAEKLLSSSEKNQQLIHDLETLRKKYDDLQVVESALRQTGTELEVRLKEEKKAADEKQAMLEKAEARLTDTFKALSADALKSTQDQFLSMAKNSLKVQQQEASSELEKRKTAVEQLVKPISQTLEKVQNQISESEKMREGDKQALKQQIVHITEANLGLQKETSKLVKALRQPTGRGQWGEMQLRRVVEMAGMQEHCDFETQTTTTNDEGKRLRPDLIVKLPGGQQIVVDSKAPMDAYLDGIEADDDDQRATAMARHAAQVRNHIQQLSSKRYQDQFATTPEFVVLFLPSEAFFSAALAEDSTLIEQGVDQGVILATPTTLIALLRAVSFGWRQEALAQNAREISAVGRELYTRLGAFAGHVQKLGRSLNSAVGDYNKTVGSLETRILTGARKFEALGASPESSQIEVVEGLESVPREIRSDLPVYENPEIPSGEDFAIANSDHQDKAFGFQGFTSPGDSNQPDPSSAADDLRSAFE; encoded by the coding sequence ATGATCACACCTGAATTGCTCCCTTACATTACTACCGGAGTGGGCCTGCTCACCGGATTTATTATTACCTGGCTGCTGATGAACGCCAAGGTGAAGTCCCAGGCTAGCGTGGCCGCCGAGAAGCTGTTGTCGTCCAGCGAGAAAAACCAACAGCTGATCCACGATCTCGAAACTCTGCGCAAGAAATACGATGACCTTCAGGTGGTGGAGTCAGCCCTCCGCCAGACCGGCACCGAACTCGAGGTGCGTTTGAAGGAGGAGAAAAAAGCAGCGGACGAGAAGCAAGCGATGTTGGAAAAGGCGGAGGCCCGTCTGACCGATACCTTCAAAGCACTTTCCGCCGATGCTCTGAAATCGACCCAAGACCAGTTCCTCTCGATGGCGAAAAACAGCCTGAAGGTGCAGCAGCAGGAGGCGTCCAGCGAGCTGGAGAAACGCAAGACTGCGGTCGAACAGCTGGTAAAACCCATCTCCCAAACGCTGGAAAAAGTTCAAAACCAGATCTCCGAAAGCGAGAAGATGCGCGAGGGCGACAAGCAGGCGCTGAAACAGCAAATCGTGCACATCACCGAGGCCAACCTTGGCCTGCAGAAAGAAACCTCCAAGCTGGTGAAGGCCCTGCGGCAACCGACCGGACGAGGTCAGTGGGGCGAGATGCAGCTGCGCCGGGTGGTGGAAATGGCAGGCATGCAGGAGCACTGCGACTTCGAAACGCAGACCACGACCACCAACGACGAAGGAAAACGCCTGCGTCCAGACCTCATCGTCAAGCTCCCGGGTGGCCAGCAGATTGTGGTCGATTCCAAAGCCCCGATGGATGCCTACCTTGACGGCATCGAAGCCGATGATGATGACCAGCGTGCCACGGCCATGGCGCGTCATGCCGCCCAGGTGCGCAACCACATCCAACAGCTCAGCAGCAAACGCTATCAGGACCAGTTCGCGACCACTCCGGAATTTGTCGTCCTTTTCCTCCCCAGCGAGGCCTTCTTCTCCGCTGCCCTTGCCGAGGACTCCACTCTGATCGAACAAGGTGTCGATCAAGGCGTCATCCTCGCCACTCCCACCACGCTCATCGCGCTGCTGCGCGCCGTTTCCTTCGGCTGGCGTCAGGAGGCGCTGGCGCAGAATGCACGTGAGATTTCGGCAGTCGGTCGCGAGCTCTACACCCGCCTCGGTGCCTTCGCCGGTCACGTGCAGAAGTTGGGTCGCAGCCTGAACTCGGCCGTTGGCGATTACAATAAAACGGTGGGCTCGTTGGAAACCAGAATCCTCACCGGCGCCCGCAAGTTCGAAGCCCTGGGCGCCTCTCCGGAGAGCAGCCAGATCGAAGTGGTCGAAGGTTTGGAGTCGGTTCCCCGTGAGATCCGCTCCGATCTGCCGGTTTACGAGAACCCGGAAATCCCCAGCGGCGAAGACTTCGCCATCGCCAACAGCGATCACCAGGACAAAGCCTTCGGCTTCCAGGGTTTCACCAGCCCCGGCGATTCGAATCAGCCTGACCCCAGCTCTGCCGCAGACGATCTGAGATCGGCATTTGAGTAG
- a CDS encoding DUF6250 domain-containing protein codes for MPTRRQMLQSIALAAVTTFISSPLLAEPSQTSKPLHHDDFSGDLSNWLVQQQAGGSVRINTKGQMEIIDRSGCTIWFKHKLSTPLVIEYDATVLLKKDPDGKKADRLSDLNCFWLATDPNAPDGSALNKQRSGKFSDYDDLKLYYVGYGGNRNTSTRFRRYPGDGSRPLLPEHDLKDARYLNKRGKTLRIKIIADGKTTSYSRDGEVIFKLEDSDPLTSGHFGFRTVNSHLLIDNFTVSRLPRK; via the coding sequence ATGCCCACACGACGTCAGATGCTTCAGTCGATCGCCCTCGCTGCGGTCACCACCTTCATCTCCAGCCCGCTGCTGGCCGAGCCTTCCCAGACTAGCAAGCCACTCCACCACGATGACTTTTCCGGCGACCTCTCGAACTGGCTGGTGCAGCAACAAGCCGGCGGCAGCGTTCGCATCAATACCAAGGGGCAGATGGAAATCATCGATCGCTCAGGCTGCACGATCTGGTTCAAACACAAGCTCAGCACGCCCTTGGTGATCGAGTATGATGCCACGGTGTTGCTGAAAAAAGATCCCGATGGGAAAAAGGCGGACCGTCTGAGTGACCTCAATTGTTTCTGGCTGGCGACCGATCCCAATGCTCCCGATGGATCTGCCCTCAACAAACAGCGCAGCGGCAAGTTTTCCGACTACGATGACCTCAAGCTCTACTACGTTGGCTACGGTGGCAATCGCAACACCAGCACCCGCTTCCGCCGTTATCCGGGCGATGGCAGTCGCCCCCTGCTCCCCGAGCACGACCTCAAAGACGCGCGCTACCTCAACAAACGCGGCAAAACTCTGCGTATTAAAATCATCGCCGATGGCAAAACCACCAGCTACTCACGCGATGGAGAAGTCATCTTCAAGCTGGAGGACAGCGACCCTCTCACGAGTGGGCATTTCGGTTTCCGCACGGTGAACAGTCACCTGCTGATCGATAACTTCACGGTGAGCCGCCTCCCTCGAAAGTGA
- a CDS encoding lactonase family protein, protein MKRFLTALLLSSSTLMAAAADDSTRVYLGTRGGGVFTTELNNTTGALTPATLAGKVKDAGFICMHPSQQYIYSTAQLEDGQGAVFAWKIGDDGKLNKISEQGVGGKSLCHISLDASDRMLMGANYSEGKIVSLPVGKDGSLGKLASLHQHEGSSQHPNRQQQAHAHSIYHGPNNRFAYAVDLGMDKIITYAIDPESAKLTKVGATEARPGAGPRHMKFGKDGKQAYVLNELSVDISVYDRDPSSGQLSRKQVISTMPDGADKTKVTCSEIRVSKDGQFVYAANRDLTKQGRDSIAVFSVGEEGKLTRIQNIHAEVWIPRNINLDPSGQWLLVAGQRSNNVTVFRIDRTTGKLSFSGHQIEVPSAMCIEFRQ, encoded by the coding sequence ATGAAGCGATTCCTCACCGCCCTCCTCCTGAGCAGTAGCACCCTGATGGCCGCGGCGGCCGATGATTCCACCCGGGTCTATCTGGGCACCCGAGGTGGCGGGGTTTTCACCACCGAACTGAACAACACGACCGGCGCACTGACGCCAGCCACTCTGGCAGGCAAGGTGAAGGATGCCGGATTCATCTGCATGCACCCCAGCCAGCAATACATCTACTCCACCGCCCAGTTAGAAGATGGTCAAGGCGCGGTGTTTGCTTGGAAAATTGGCGACGATGGCAAGCTCAACAAGATCAGCGAGCAAGGCGTCGGCGGCAAAAGCCTCTGCCACATCAGCCTGGACGCCAGCGATCGAATGCTGATGGGTGCCAATTATTCGGAAGGAAAAATCGTCTCGTTACCGGTCGGCAAAGACGGCAGCCTCGGCAAGCTGGCCTCCCTGCACCAGCACGAAGGATCCAGCCAGCACCCGAACCGTCAGCAGCAAGCGCACGCACACTCGATCTACCACGGACCGAACAACCGCTTCGCCTACGCCGTGGATCTCGGCATGGATAAAATCATCACCTACGCCATCGACCCCGAAAGCGCGAAACTCACCAAGGTGGGCGCTACCGAAGCTCGGCCTGGTGCGGGGCCCCGACACATGAAGTTCGGCAAAGATGGCAAACAAGCTTACGTCCTCAATGAACTCAGCGTGGACATCTCGGTTTACGATCGAGATCCCAGCAGCGGCCAACTCAGCCGCAAGCAGGTGATCAGCACGATGCCGGACGGGGCGGACAAGACCAAGGTCACCTGCTCGGAAATCCGCGTTTCCAAAGACGGCCAGTTCGTCTACGCCGCCAACCGCGATCTCACCAAGCAAGGGCGAGATTCCATCGCGGTTTTCAGCGTCGGTGAGGAAGGGAAGCTGACCCGCATCCAGAATATCCATGCGGAAGTCTGGATCCCCCGCAACATCAATCTCGACCCCAGCGGCCAGTGGTTATTGGTCGCCGGTCAGCGCTCTAACAACGTCACCGTTTTCAGAATCGATCGCACCACCGGCAAGCTCAGCTTTAGCGGTCACCAAATCGAAGTGCCCTCCGCGATGTGCATCGAGTTCCGCCAATAA
- the trpC gene encoding indole-3-glycerol phosphate synthase TrpC: MDILSEIMQHKQSEVEQILPQLEKYRAAALERNDFGGFRTALDRGPDRLGIIAEVKQASPSAGIIDPNFDPLRQANMYIDGGASCMSVLTDQKYFKGSLADLTKISPTSNIPLLRKDFICHEIQIYEAIIAGADAILLIVAALDQETLKRLHREALDFQLDVLVEVHDLEEMERALDLGADLIGINNRNLKTFKTDLATTEQLADEVGDDVLLVSESGIKTAADCLRVLEAGANAVLVGETLMKANNPAETMQQWLDIRLP, from the coding sequence ATGGACATCCTCAGCGAGATCATGCAGCACAAGCAAAGTGAGGTGGAGCAGATTCTGCCTCAGCTGGAGAAATATCGTGCCGCGGCACTGGAGCGCAACGACTTCGGCGGATTCCGCACGGCATTGGATCGTGGGCCCGATCGCTTGGGCATCATTGCCGAGGTGAAGCAGGCGTCGCCGTCGGCTGGCATTATCGATCCTAACTTCGATCCTCTGCGTCAGGCGAATATGTATATCGATGGAGGAGCCAGTTGCATGTCCGTGTTAACGGATCAGAAGTATTTCAAGGGATCACTCGCTGATCTAACGAAAATTTCACCAACGTCTAACATTCCACTACTGCGCAAAGATTTCATTTGTCACGAAATCCAGATTTACGAAGCCATCATCGCAGGGGCGGATGCCATTCTGCTGATTGTGGCCGCTTTGGATCAGGAGACATTAAAACGTCTGCACCGCGAAGCACTCGATTTCCAGCTCGATGTGCTGGTGGAGGTGCATGATCTCGAAGAAATGGAGCGAGCACTCGACCTGGGTGCCGATCTGATTGGGATCAATAACCGCAACCTGAAAACTTTCAAAACCGACCTCGCCACGACCGAACAACTTGCCGACGAGGTGGGTGATGATGTTCTGTTAGTCAGTGAGTCGGGTATCAAAACGGCGGCCGACTGCCTCCGGGTGTTAGAAGCCGGTGCCAATGCTGTGCTGGTGGGCGAAACGCTGATGAAGGCGAATAATCCGGCAGAAACCATGCAGCAGTGGCTGGATATCCGCCTGCCGTAG
- a CDS encoding response regulator produces the protein MNENPKILLIDDEVDFTTLLAENLEASGYQVTQINDPREALETARNLQPDICIIDLVMPGMDGGDVVSAIRSDFMLAKTPVLMLTALVEENPDNPGGIQMNGGLPFVSKTSGLDDILKAIQAQLSD, from the coding sequence ATGAATGAAAATCCCAAAATCCTATTAATCGACGACGAAGTTGATTTCACCACACTGCTGGCAGAGAACCTGGAGGCATCCGGTTATCAGGTCACCCAGATCAACGACCCGCGGGAGGCGCTCGAGACCGCGCGCAACCTGCAGCCTGACATCTGCATCATTGATCTGGTCATGCCCGGGATGGACGGTGGCGATGTGGTCAGTGCGATCCGTTCGGATTTTATGTTAGCCAAAACACCCGTGCTCATGCTCACCGCACTGGTGGAGGAAAACCCGGATAACCCCGGCGGCATCCAGATGAATGGCGGCCTTCCCTTTGTCAGCAAGACCTCCGGTCTGGATGACATTCTCAAGGCCATCCAAGCGCAGCTGAGCGACTAA
- a CDS encoding PAS domain-containing protein, with the protein MGAVVAILLVALAVAQEIPGWGRWCCLGLGLVLLMLMVGAIGSSRLELLESQQALKRARNQRDVAERYFNALMDHLPSWIYFKDRESKFIQVNKALADYSGMTPEEMIGQSDAEFLDPENAKKNREDEIQILASGKGKERFIEKENLEGGGDAWVLTSKLPLRDKKGRTIGTFGVSSNITEMVEAQNALEKERNTLRTLLDSIPDGIYIRDDRGKYRVANKALAEFVGAESPADVVGKTPYDFFPNEHSSRFLADDKAVMDKQEVVVHNTYKMLNSSGAKRHIITTKVPIKDKDGQVSGILGINRDVTEQEKAREALRQTEHRMQEIVDNSPSPMYAKSVTGKYLMVNRRFEELFNVKAAEVVGKTDLEVIGDSKVVQRLQKNDSLVIKRGEPLQFDETLTVKDEQRNYVSMKFPMRDLRGDIYAVGGISTDITVRKQAEKELQKLNQELMQTHENLTSAHEQLIQAEKMESVGRLAAGVAHEVKNPLAMIGMGLELLARRLPEDDSKGQDTIERMKRGIDRAKKIVRGLVDYSSDRRIDLQSHDPNRLVTEALELIEYQLVKSGITIDFTPGENLPNVEADQTKIEQVLVNIFINAMHAMEGGGTLTIRTQLVSMENVAHDEGSRLKERIREGDQMIRIHVTDTGKGIPEEVLNKLFDPFFTTKATGKGTGLGLTVSRKIAELHGGELLLANRDDCRGASATLTLKVMKE; encoded by the coding sequence ATGGGCGCTGTGGTGGCCATACTGTTAGTTGCCTTGGCTGTGGCTCAGGAAATTCCCGGCTGGGGCAGGTGGTGCTGCCTGGGGCTTGGGCTGGTTTTGCTAATGCTGATGGTAGGCGCTATTGGATCATCTCGGCTGGAACTGCTCGAGAGCCAGCAGGCGCTCAAGCGGGCCCGCAATCAGCGCGATGTCGCCGAGCGCTATTTCAACGCTCTGATGGATCACCTGCCGTCGTGGATTTATTTTAAAGACCGCGAGTCGAAATTCATCCAGGTGAACAAGGCGCTCGCCGATTATTCCGGCATGACCCCGGAGGAGATGATTGGCCAATCAGATGCCGAGTTCCTCGATCCGGAAAATGCTAAGAAAAACCGCGAAGACGAAATTCAAATCCTCGCCAGCGGCAAAGGCAAGGAACGCTTCATCGAGAAGGAGAACTTGGAAGGCGGAGGCGATGCCTGGGTGCTGACTTCCAAGCTACCCCTGCGCGATAAAAAAGGACGCACCATCGGCACCTTCGGGGTTTCCAGTAACATCACGGAGATGGTGGAAGCGCAGAATGCCCTGGAAAAGGAACGCAACACCTTGAGGACCCTTCTCGACAGCATTCCCGACGGGATCTACATCCGCGACGATCGCGGCAAATACAGGGTCGCGAATAAGGCGCTGGCCGAATTTGTCGGCGCTGAGAGCCCGGCCGACGTGGTGGGGAAAACTCCCTACGATTTTTTCCCCAACGAACATTCATCGCGCTTCTTGGCCGACGATAAAGCGGTTATGGACAAGCAGGAAGTGGTCGTCCACAACACCTACAAAATGCTGAACTCCAGCGGTGCCAAACGTCATATCATCACGACCAAGGTCCCGATCAAGGACAAGGACGGTCAGGTCTCCGGCATTCTGGGCATCAACCGCGATGTCACCGAACAGGAGAAGGCCCGCGAAGCGCTGCGCCAGACGGAACACCGGATGCAGGAAATCGTCGATAACAGTCCCTCTCCGATGTATGCCAAATCCGTCACCGGCAAATACCTCATGGTCAACCGCCGCTTTGAGGAGCTTTTCAACGTCAAGGCCGCCGAGGTGGTGGGAAAAACCGATCTCGAGGTGATCGGCGATTCCAAGGTCGTCCAACGCTTGCAGAAAAATGACTCCTTGGTGATCAAGCGGGGCGAGCCGCTGCAGTTTGATGAAACTCTCACCGTCAAAGATGAGCAGCGCAATTATGTGTCGATGAAGTTCCCCATGCGCGACCTGCGCGGCGACATCTACGCCGTCGGCGGCATCTCCACCGACATCACCGTGCGCAAGCAGGCGGAGAAGGAATTGCAGAAGCTCAACCAGGAGCTGATGCAAACTCACGAAAACCTCACCAGCGCCCACGAACAGCTGATTCAGGCGGAAAAAATGGAATCGGTAGGCCGTCTGGCCGCCGGCGTGGCCCACGAGGTGAAGAACCCGCTGGCGATGATTGGCATGGGCCTAGAGCTGCTCGCACGCCGACTTCCAGAGGACGACAGCAAGGGCCAGGACACCATCGAACGGATGAAACGCGGCATCGATCGGGCGAAAAAAATCGTCCGCGGTCTGGTCGACTACTCATCGGATCGGCGCATCGATTTACAAAGCCATGATCCTAACAGGCTGGTGACCGAAGCGCTGGAATTGATCGAATACCAACTGGTGAAAAGCGGTATCACCATCGATTTCACCCCCGGTGAGAACCTACCCAACGTCGAGGCCGATCAGACCAAGATCGAGCAGGTGCTGGTGAATATTTTCATCAATGCCATGCACGCCATGGAAGGCGGCGGCACCCTAACCATCCGCACCCAGCTGGTGAGCATGGAAAATGTCGCTCATGACGAAGGGTCCCGACTGAAAGAGCGGATCCGTGAAGGCGACCAGATGATCCGCATCCATGTCACCGACACCGGCAAAGGCATCCCCGAAGAAGTGCTTAACAAGTTGTTCGACCCCTTCTTCACCACCAAAGCCACCGGCAAGGGCACCGGGCTGGGCCTCACCGTCTCGCGGAAAATTGCCGAGCTTCACGGCGGCGAGCTGCTATTGGCCAACCGCGATGACTGTCGTGGCGCCAGTGCCACCCTGACCCTGAAAGTGATGAAAGAATAG
- a CDS encoding mechanosensitive ion channel family protein — protein sequence MTPWHRPLRLLLLTAACLIAAFSGQLHAQEGGITEEKVEVTPVTADQNISKRLLNIYQAIGGLENIEVSTISGVVILEGTVIEGESAETAVALAEKTEGVIFVRNQIETSTEISGRLSPLRQKALVLWQTFVKKLPLIGLSALIVAVAIFLGRWLTSREKIYTKLGLHGMPAMLVKRLMRLLILLLAIALAMELLDATTMVTAVLGLAGVAGIAIGFAMQGIVENYIAGMLLSVRNPFELGDAVEVGSRKGTVVRLTSRDTVLMTVDGNHLRVPNGKILKEEIVNFSRNPKRRFDFAVGVSVELDLVRVKQLGISILQKIDGVLDDPKPSVIIEELGDSSVKMRFFGWLDQRQSDYLKVRSESIRLIKTKFDQEGIEMPEPIYRVINQPPASGENRSTASSQGEPSFEDTDTGKDLDLEEAVRDEIASNEETNLLSKDSTQL from the coding sequence ATGACCCCTTGGCACCGACCCCTTCGGCTTCTCCTGCTCACCGCCGCCTGCCTGATCGCGGCATTCTCCGGCCAGCTGCACGCCCAAGAGGGTGGCATCACCGAGGAAAAAGTGGAGGTCACGCCGGTAACCGCCGACCAAAACATCAGCAAGCGCCTGCTGAATATCTACCAAGCCATCGGTGGCCTGGAAAACATCGAGGTCAGCACCATCAGCGGCGTAGTCATTCTCGAGGGCACCGTGATCGAGGGGGAATCTGCGGAAACGGCCGTCGCCTTGGCGGAAAAAACCGAGGGCGTCATCTTCGTCCGCAACCAGATCGAAACCAGCACCGAGATCTCCGGTCGACTCAGTCCGCTGCGGCAAAAGGCGCTCGTCTTGTGGCAGACCTTTGTCAAAAAACTTCCCCTCATCGGCCTCAGCGCGCTGATCGTAGCGGTCGCCATTTTCCTCGGTCGCTGGCTCACCTCGAGGGAGAAAATCTACACCAAGCTCGGCCTGCACGGCATGCCGGCGATGCTGGTAAAGCGCCTGATGCGCTTGCTCATCCTGCTGCTCGCCATTGCCTTGGCGATGGAACTGCTCGATGCCACCACCATGGTCACCGCCGTGCTGGGACTCGCCGGCGTGGCGGGCATTGCCATCGGTTTTGCCATGCAGGGGATCGTGGAAAACTACATCGCCGGCATGCTGCTCAGCGTGCGGAACCCCTTCGAGCTCGGCGACGCCGTGGAGGTGGGCAGTCGCAAGGGCACCGTGGTCCGCCTCACCTCCCGGGACACCGTGCTGATGACCGTGGACGGCAACCACCTGCGGGTGCCCAACGGCAAGATCCTGAAGGAAGAAATCGTCAACTTCAGCCGCAATCCGAAACGCCGCTTCGACTTCGCCGTGGGCGTCTCGGTAGAACTCGACCTGGTCCGCGTGAAACAACTCGGCATTTCCATCCTGCAAAAAATCGACGGCGTGCTCGACGACCCCAAACCGAGCGTCATCATCGAGGAACTCGGTGACAGCTCGGTGAAGATGCGCTTCTTCGGCTGGCTTGACCAGCGCCAGAGCGACTACCTCAAGGTGCGCAGCGAATCGATCCGACTGATCAAAACCAAGTTCGACCAGGAAGGCATCGAAATGCCGGAACCGATCTACCGCGTCATCAACCAGCCCCCTGCCAGTGGCGAAAATCGCTCGACCGCCTCCAGCCAGGGTGAGCCGTCCTTCGAGGACACCGACACCGGCAAGGACCTCGATCTGGAGGAAGCCGTGCGCGATGAGATCGCCAGCAACGAGGAGACCAACCTGCTTTCCAAGGACTCCACACAGCTCTAA
- a CDS encoding ParA family protein gives MKIIATANQKGGVGKTTTAINLSAGLALKGQRVLLIDLDPQANTTSGIGIEPDGTESMYYPLLGEGSMEEKIIPTRMENLSLIPSGMDLAGVEIELARMDDHLLRLRNLLANSKQHNSFDFCILDTPPSLGVLMTSALAAADEILIPLQCEWFGLEGLAKIVQVIEQIRETGANPDVTLEGILMTMYDGRTNLSRQVVEEVSNYFPAQLYNTVIPRSIRIGEAPSHGLTVFEHDPSGIGAKAYGDATDEFLTRHSVCGPPLAAQT, from the coding sequence ATGAAAATCATTGCCACCGCCAACCAAAAAGGAGGCGTAGGAAAAACCACCACCGCCATCAACCTTTCTGCCGGACTCGCGCTCAAAGGACAACGTGTGCTGTTGATCGACCTCGATCCCCAGGCCAACACCACCAGCGGCATCGGCATCGAGCCGGACGGCACGGAGAGCATGTATTACCCACTGCTCGGCGAAGGTAGCATGGAGGAAAAAATCATCCCGACGCGCATGGAAAACCTCTCCCTGATCCCCTCCGGCATGGACCTCGCGGGGGTGGAGATCGAGCTGGCACGGATGGACGACCACTTACTGCGCCTGCGCAACCTGCTGGCCAACTCGAAGCAACACAACTCGTTCGACTTCTGCATCTTGGACACCCCGCCGTCGCTCGGCGTGCTGATGACCTCGGCACTGGCCGCGGCCGATGAGATCCTGATCCCGCTGCAGTGCGAGTGGTTCGGCCTCGAGGGCCTGGCAAAAATTGTCCAGGTCATCGAGCAAATCCGCGAGACCGGAGCCAATCCGGACGTCACCCTGGAGGGCATCCTGATGACCATGTATGACGGCCGCACCAACCTCTCACGCCAAGTCGTCGAGGAGGTTTCCAATTATTTCCCCGCCCAACTCTACAACACGGTGATCCCCCGCTCGATCCGTATCGGCGAGGCACCCAGCCACGGACTGACTGTCTTCGAACACGATCCCAGCGGTATCGGAGCCAAGGCCTATGGCGACGCCACCGATGAATTCCTCACTCGCCACTCGGTCTGCGGACCACCGCTGGCGGCACAAACTTAA